From a region of the Helicobacter hepaticus ATCC 51449 genome:
- a CDS encoding glycosyltransferase family 2 protein, with protein MDKLVSIVLPTFNGEEFLAQSIESVLKQSYKNLELIIVNDCSTDSTPRIIEEFAKKDSRIKIIHNAINQKLPKSLNIGFNAASGEYWTWTSDDNYYLENAIEEMVAYLEENPNKVLVCTDYTIIEHNGLKEQDFIASAKIEDLISYDSVGACFLYRAKIARLTGEYDESQFKVEDYDFFLKIGLAGEIGVIHKKHYVYRRHPNSLTHTQSLGEVTGKTENLLQKYLPLYLEKYPNLNLNLASKLRLCFINGDDTKLKEFWKEVSPKEKRDFYVHLRNCYVGLKDRKYRDYIFKLGLLYRLKFWIWFLSRRNKLRQTR; from the coding sequence ATGGATAAATTAGTAAGTATAGTCCTGCCTACTTTTAATGGAGAGGAGTTCCTAGCCCAAAGTATAGAGAGTGTATTAAAACAGAGTTATAAAAATTTAGAATTGATTATTGTCAATGATTGCTCTACTGATAGCACACCTCGCATTATAGAAGAATTTGCAAAAAAGGATTCTAGGATTAAAATCATTCATAATGCAATCAATCAAAAGTTACCAAAGTCTCTCAACATAGGCTTTAATGCGGCAAGTGGAGAATATTGGACTTGGACTTCAGATGATAATTATTATTTAGAAAATGCGATTGAGGAAATGGTAGCCTACCTTGAGGAAAATCCAAATAAAGTGCTTGTTTGCACAGATTATACCATTATCGAGCACAATGGTTTAAAAGAGCAAGATTTCATCGCAAGTGCAAAGATAGAAGATTTGATTTCTTATGATAGTGTAGGGGCGTGTTTTTTATATAGAGCCAAAATAGCAAGACTCACGGGAGAGTATGATGAATCTCAATTTAAAGTAGAGGATTATGATTTTTTTCTAAAAATAGGACTTGCAGGAGAAATAGGAGTAATTCATAAAAAGCATTATGTATATAGGCGACACCCAAATAGTTTAACCCATACCCAATCACTAGGTGAAGTTACTGGGAAAACAGAGAATTTATTGCAGAAATATTTACCCTTATACTTAGAAAAGTATCCAAACTTAAACCTAAATCTAGCATCTAAGTTGAGATTATGTTTTATCAATGGAGATGATACTAAATTGAAAGAATTTTGGAAAGAAGTTTCTCCAAAAGAAAAAAGAGATTTTTATGTTCATTTGAGGAATTGTTATGTCGGACTAAAAGATAGAAAATATAGAGACTATATTTTTAAACTTGGCTTGTTGTATCGTCTAAAGTTTTGGATTTGGTTCTTAAGTAGAAGAAATAAATTAAGGCAAACAAGATGA
- the wecB gene encoding non-hydrolyzing UDP-N-acetylglucosamine 2-epimerase: MKNLLFIFGTRPEAIKLAPVMLEFKKYPQKYNVILCNTEQQKELSHQALNFFGLKADINLGVMVENQSLSSLQARILVKLEEVFKNHKVDGVFIQGDTMSVFAGALTSFYHKAAIFHIEAGLRSYDLFEPFPEEAIRQMVSRITTLHFAPTKKSAKSLKKEGISKDKIYQVGNTGIDALSLLNKKALQSASKFWKSKNVNVIRGGIVLVTAHRRENHGQRLEYILDSIEVLSSKFPSHQFILPLHPNPNVKNRVCQRLSIHQNIILTEALDYPQLVYILQKAKLVLTDSGGIQEEAPTFGVPILILRHRTERMEGVKKGFAKLVGTKSSEIIKEATKVLSQGYTIDGVNPYGDGKASQKIEKIIRRFLNG, translated from the coding sequence ATGAAAAACTTGTTATTTATTTTTGGGACGAGACCCGAAGCGATAAAATTAGCTCCTGTGATGCTAGAATTTAAAAAATATCCTCAAAAATATAATGTTATCCTCTGCAATACAGAACAACAAAAAGAGTTATCTCATCAAGCTTTGAATTTTTTTGGCTTAAAAGCGGATATAAATCTAGGAGTAATGGTAGAAAATCAGAGTTTATCATCATTGCAGGCTAGAATTTTAGTAAAATTAGAAGAGGTTTTTAAAAATCATAAAGTTGATGGGGTATTTATTCAAGGAGATACGATGAGCGTTTTCGCAGGTGCGCTCACTAGCTTTTATCATAAGGCGGCTATTTTTCATATTGAAGCAGGATTGCGTTCTTACGATTTATTTGAGCCATTTCCAGAAGAAGCAATAAGGCAAATGGTAAGCAGAATTACAACCCTGCATTTTGCACCAACGAAAAAATCTGCTAAATCTCTTAAAAAAGAGGGAATAAGCAAAGATAAAATCTATCAAGTAGGCAATACAGGAATTGATGCACTTTCTTTACTCAATAAAAAAGCATTGCAAAGTGCATCAAAATTTTGGAAATCAAAAAATGTGAATGTTATCAGGGGGGGCATAGTATTGGTTACTGCTCATAGAAGAGAAAATCACGGGCAGAGACTAGAGTATATTTTAGATTCTATAGAGGTACTATCTTCCAAATTCCCCTCTCATCAATTTATCCTACCGCTACACCCTAATCCAAATGTAAAAAATAGAGTTTGCCAAAGGTTATCTATACATCAAAATATCATTCTTACAGAGGCTTTAGATTATCCTCAACTTGTTTATATATTGCAAAAAGCAAAACTTGTTTTAACAGATAGTGGAGGCATACAAGAGGAAGCTCCAACTTTTGGTGTACCTATTTTAATCTTGCGCCATAGGACAGAAAGAATGGAGGGTGTCAAAAAGGGATTTGCAAAACTTGTAGGCACAAAGAGTAGTGAGATTATTAAAGAAGCAACAAAGGTTTTGTCTCAAGGTTACACAATAGATGGTGTAAATCCCTATGGAGATGGAAAGGCAAGCCAAAAAATTGAGAAAATTATAAGGAGATTTTTAAATGGATAA
- a CDS encoding class I SAM-dependent methyltransferase, protein MKKEQQRLENIAQDYDNPLQAKEVTNLEIFYGFEIFKRFYRGGDVLEMGPAEGVMTKYLVDYVENLEVLEGSSHFAKNLKEKFPHLNVHNALFEEFKPSKKYDCIIMGHVLEHVESPKQILELAKKWLKPNENNSGGGGIILSLVPNSHSIHRQAAVKMGLLKSEDSMSEADIFHGHRRIYDLQSLQKEFDRAGLKVIDSGGYWLKPLSNAQIQAHWDSQMILAFMELGEAYPQIAGDIYVVAQ, encoded by the coding sequence ATGAAAAAAGAACAGCAAAGACTAGAAAACATCGCACAAGATTACGATAATCCACTCCAAGCCAAAGAAGTAACGAACTTGGAGATATTTTATGGATTTGAGATTTTTAAGAGATTTTATCGTGGTGGTGATGTTTTAGAAATGGGTCCCGCAGAGGGAGTGATGACAAAGTATTTAGTGGATTATGTAGAGAATCTTGAAGTTTTAGAGGGTTCCTCGCATTTTGCTAAGAATCTAAAAGAGAAATTTCCTCATTTAAATGTGCATAATGCTTTATTTGAGGAGTTTAAGCCAAGCAAGAAATATGATTGTATCATAATGGGACACGTTTTAGAACACGTAGAATCTCCCAAGCAAATCTTAGAATTAGCCAAAAAATGGCTTAAGCCTAATGAAAATAATTCGGGGGGGGGGGGTATAATTCTCTCTTTAGTGCCTAATTCTCATTCTATTCATCGTCAAGCTGCGGTTAAAATGGGTTTATTAAAGAGTGAAGATTCTATGAGTGAGGCAGATATTTTTCACGGGCATAGACGTATTTATGACTTACAATCTTTACAAAAAGAGTTTGATAGAGCAGGATTAAAGGTTATTGATAGTGGTGGTTATTGGCTCAAGCCTTTATCAAACGCTCAAATACAAGCGCATTGGGATTCTCAAATGATTCTTGCATTTATGGAGTTAGGGGAGGCTTATCCACAAATAGCAGGGGATATTTATGTTGTGGCGCAGTAG
- a CDS encoding HAD-IIIC family phosphatase, with translation MELDVFKENLTRKEILEFARLREKHANVFKKCKINIHRNHAFEAIISIINPFLQKSGIFGEFNLSSYDESFLFAFMQEEVWQKADLEIVWIDFNHYKNTAILPYLLERLKALRHLSLAPILVIALDIDTNIDEDSEDLKAFLDISDCEIVFISHLLSGFNKSDLIDEVKSKITGSRLSNFACVKLAQLLGLVWIPAFLLPHLKAIVCDLDNTLYRGILGEDGISGIIINEDYQNLQKQILSYKKQGFLLAIASKNEEEDAKELFKTRKDFVLQWGDFDMKKINWNPKAQSLQEIAQRFNIGLDSILFIDDNLAEVQSVQSLGVKTILATSPSEVLRILSLFPQLKKINVKREDLLRSLDIRANVQRESFKELPKSEYFESLCMQLEFCINDIDNVERIEELLNKTNQFIANYTRPSLEQVRGWIMDKQYCVVSIAMQDKLSDSGIIGIFVGKSEETHLCLIDLCVSCRALGRKIEDIMLFQSLSLMADYLKVKKENVKVYYQNGARNAPFLSFLDSLNRESKSENFVILKVSELDTDGLKINIKEVK, from the coding sequence ATGGAATTAGATGTATTTAAAGAAAATCTCACGCGAAAAGAGATTTTAGAATTTGCAAGATTGAGAGAAAAGCACGCAAATGTATTTAAAAAATGTAAGATTAATATTCATAGAAATCACGCTTTTGAGGCGATTATCAGTATTATCAATCCTTTTTTGCAAAAAAGTGGTATTTTTGGCGAATTTAATCTTAGCTCTTATGATGAGAGCTTTTTGTTTGCCTTTATGCAAGAGGAAGTGTGGCAAAAGGCGGATTTGGAGATAGTGTGGATTGATTTTAATCATTATAAAAACACAGCGATTTTGCCCTATCTTTTAGAGAGGCTAAAGGCATTAAGACATCTTTCTTTAGCTCCTATTTTGGTTATTGCTTTAGATATTGATACGAATATTGATGAAGATTCAGAGGATTTAAAAGCATTTTTAGACATTAGCGATTGTGAGATTGTTTTTATCTCTCATCTTTTAAGTGGGTTTAATAAAAGTGATTTAATAGATGAGGTGAAAAGTAAAATCACAGGCTCAAGACTAAGTAATTTCGCCTGTGTGAAGCTCGCACAGCTACTTGGGCTTGTGTGGATTCCAGCTTTTTTGCTTCCTCATCTAAAGGCAATCGTATGTGATTTGGACAATACGCTTTATCGTGGTATTTTAGGTGAAGATGGTATAAGTGGAATTATAATCAATGAGGATTATCAAAACTTGCAAAAGCAGATTCTCTCCTACAAAAAGCAAGGATTTTTACTTGCCATTGCTTCAAAAAATGAGGAGGAGGATGCAAAAGAGCTTTTTAAAACAAGAAAAGATTTTGTGCTTCAATGGGGAGATTTTGATATGAAAAAAATAAATTGGAATCCTAAAGCCCAAAGCTTGCAAGAGATAGCGCAGAGATTTAATATAGGATTAGATTCTATACTTTTTATTGATGATAATCTCGCTGAAGTGCAAAGTGTGCAAAGTTTGGGTGTAAAAACGATTTTAGCAACCTCACCATCTGAAGTATTAAGAATCCTTAGTCTTTTCCCACAATTAAAAAAGATAAATGTAAAAAGAGAAGACTTACTGCGTTCTTTAGATATAAGAGCAAATGTGCAGCGAGAATCTTTTAAAGAGTTGCCTAAGAGTGAGTATTTTGAAAGCCTTTGTATGCAGCTGGAGTTTTGCATAAATGATATAGATAATGTAGAGAGGATTGAAGAGCTGCTCAACAAAACCAATCAATTTATCGCAAACTACACACGCCCGAGTCTAGAGCAAGTGCGAGGGTGGATTATGGATAAGCAATATTGTGTTGTGTCTATTGCGATGCAAGATAAGCTAAGCGATAGTGGGATTATTGGCATTTTTGTAGGCAAAAGTGAAGAGACTCATTTATGTCTTATTGACTTATGCGTGAGTTGTCGCGCACTTGGTAGAAAGATAGAGGATATTATGCTTTTTCAATCTTTAAGCTTAATGGCAGATTATTTAAAAGTAAAAAAAGAGAATGTTAAGGTGTATTATCAAAATGGAGCGAGAAATGCGCCATTTTTGAGTTTTCTTGACTCTTTGAATAGAGAATCCAAAAGTGAAAATTTTGTGATTCTCAAAGTTTCAGAGCTAGATACAGACGGACTTAAAATCAACATAAAGGAAGTAAAATGA
- a CDS encoding acyl carrier protein: MEKRIYRILSSVLDMCVDESTHICMENCEQWSSLAHIDIVMSVEEEFGICFKESDLASIVSQESLILKVQEILSHNKKAL; this comes from the coding sequence ATAGAAAAACGCATTTATAGGATTTTAAGCAGTGTTTTGGATATGTGTGTAGATGAAAGCACACATATTTGTATGGAAAATTGCGAACAATGGAGTTCTTTAGCACATATTGATATTGTAATGAGCGTAGAGGAAGAATTTGGCATTTGCTTTAAAGAGAGTGATTTAGCCTCTATTGTCTCTCAAGAATCACTTATTTTAAAGGTGCAAGAGATTTTATCTCATAATAAAAAGGCTTTATAA
- a CDS encoding formyltransferase family protein, producing MRVRFPNNFNHLKVCIAGKNAIALNALKLLRSKFAHDEICIIPNRDDVGIDTWQPSLLKYALQTSIPVCTLEQVQQIPNVLFLSLEFDRLLKVEQFASKRLYNIHFSALPKYKGVYTSITPILNGERTSGVTLHCIDNGIDTGDIIAQRIFELGLQESARDLYFKYLAQGFLLLKENVDSLITGGFKRTKQDFTQSCYFSRTEIDVKNININLKKTSFQIHNQLRAFIFREYQLPRLRGVRVAKSILSEEFIGANVFEESENEFILSGIDGFKIIAQKVDILAGGGGYNPLYKALLLYTFFNLFFYSKNSYTLFCLYLHLCTRTSIFYKKELV from the coding sequence ATGCGCGTAAGATTCCCAAATAATTTCAATCATCTCAAAGTGTGTATTGCAGGCAAAAATGCGATTGCGCTTAATGCGCTTAAACTTTTGCGCTCAAAATTTGCTCACGATGAGATTTGTATAATCCCAAATCGTGATGATGTGGGCATAGACACTTGGCAACCCTCACTTTTAAAATATGCTTTACAAACAAGTATCCCTGTCTGCACATTAGAGCAAGTGCAGCAAATCCCAAATGTGCTTTTCCTCTCTTTAGAATTTGATAGACTGCTTAAAGTAGAGCAATTTGCTAGCAAGAGGCTTTATAATATCCACTTCTCCGCCTTGCCTAAATATAAGGGCGTTTATACTTCTATCACACCGATTTTAAATGGTGAGCGCACAAGCGGTGTTACTTTGCATTGTATTGATAATGGCATTGACACAGGAGATATTATCGCGCAAAGAATTTTTGAACTAGGCTTGCAAGAGAGTGCGCGGGATTTGTATTTTAAATATTTGGCGCAAGGCTTTTTATTACTTAAAGAAAATGTGGATTCTTTGATCACAGGTGGCTTTAAGCGCACTAAGCAAGATTTTACGCAATCGTGCTATTTTTCACGCACAGAGATTGATGTGAAAAATATCAACATAAATCTTAAAAAAACAAGTTTTCAAATCCATAATCAATTAAGAGCCTTTATCTTTAGAGAATATCAGCTCCCGCGTTTAAGGGGTGTGAGGGTGGCAAAAAGCATTTTAAGCGAGGAATTTATCGGAGCAAATGTCTTTGAGGAAAGTGAGAATGAGTTTATTCTATCGGGTATTGATGGCTTTAAGATTATCGCACAAAAAGTAGATATTCTTGCGGGGGGGGGGGGGTATAATCCTTTATATAAAGCCCTTCTGCTTTATACTTTTTTCAATCTTTTTTTCTACTCAAAAAATTCTTACACATTATTTTGTCTATATTTACATTTATGCACACGCACAAGCATATTTTACAAAAAGGAGCTTGTATGA
- a CDS encoding ANL family adenylate-forming protein, which produces MKIDNLCPFLAKIAQCDEHLNAIIYDGQRFTYGDLWAAFKEQLTFLDSIKPSVIGIVGDYDIESVSFLLACIQKKHIIVPFVEHTPEDSLKCQEAQIDYLYTGGKITSIHSPVKKHTLLESLFREHKSGLILFSSGSTGRPKTMVHNLDNLLNVYLSKKTKKMNVLLFLLFDHIGGLNTLFNTLSMNACGVAIKHRKNIDLLCKTLSDYHISLLPASPSLLNLMLLSEAHKKYDLSALKVITYGTEKMPDSLLKRLKSAFPKAHFHQTFGTSEVGITQTKTKENAIKLENIDYKIINNELYLKSKTQTLGYLNADNSVFDNEGYFATGDLVEIIESNGEEYLKIIGRSKEVINVGGEKVLPQEVENILLEMSDIKDCLVYGESNAITGQSVSVKIVLSQTNALLNNIQLKKIIRMYCKDKLAAFKIPTKVEIVESLAMSERFKKLRLIGGGG; this is translated from the coding sequence ATGAAAATAGATAATCTTTGCCCTTTTTTAGCAAAAATAGCACAATGTGATGAGCATTTAAATGCTATTATTTATGATGGACAAAGATTTACCTATGGGGATTTATGGGCAGCATTCAAAGAGCAATTAACATTTTTAGATTCTATAAAACCTAGTGTTATAGGTATTGTAGGAGATTATGATATAGAGAGCGTGAGTTTTTTGCTCGCGTGCATACAAAAAAAACATATTATTGTTCCTTTTGTGGAGCATACACCTGAAGATTCGCTCAAGTGCCAAGAAGCACAAATTGATTATCTCTATACAGGGGGAAAAATTACATCAATTCATTCTCCTGTCAAAAAACACACACTTTTAGAATCTTTATTTAGAGAGCATAAGTCGGGTTTAATTCTCTTTTCAAGTGGCAGCACAGGCAGACCGAAAACTATGGTGCATAATTTGGATAATCTCTTAAATGTCTATTTGTCTAAAAAGACCAAAAAGATGAATGTTTTACTTTTTTTACTTTTTGACCATATTGGAGGGTTAAATACGCTTTTTAATACCCTAAGTATGAATGCGTGCGGAGTTGCTATAAAGCATCGTAAAAATATTGATTTATTATGCAAGACTTTATCAGATTATCACATATCGCTTCTTCCCGCAAGTCCAAGTTTGCTTAATCTTATGTTATTGAGCGAAGCACATAAAAAGTATGATTTGAGTGCTTTAAAAGTCATTACTTATGGGACAGAAAAAATGCCAGATTCTTTATTGAAGCGATTAAAAAGTGCTTTTCCAAAAGCGCATTTTCACCAAACTTTTGGGACAAGCGAGGTGGGAATCACACAAACAAAAACCAAAGAAAATGCTATAAAGTTGGAAAATATTGATTATAAAATCATCAATAATGAGCTTTATCTTAAATCTAAAACACAGACTTTGGGCTATCTTAACGCAGATAATAGTGTCTTTGATAATGAGGGATATTTCGCCACAGGGGATTTGGTAGAGATTATAGAATCTAATGGAGAGGAATACCTTAAAATCATTGGGAGAAGCAAAGAAGTCATAAATGTTGGGGGCGAAAAAGTGCTGCCTCAAGAAGTTGAAAACATACTTTTAGAAATGTCAGATATTAAGGATTGTCTTGTTTATGGAGAATCTAATGCGATTACAGGGCAAAGTGTGAGTGTGAAAATAGTGCTTAGTCAAACTAATGCTCTTTTAAATAATATCCAATTAAAAAAAATCATTAGAATGTATTGTAAAGATAAACTTGCAGCTTTCAAAATCCCTACAAAAGTAGAAATTGTAGAATCTTTAGCAATGAGTGAGAGATTCAAAAAACTACGACTTATCGGGGGGGGGGGATAA
- a CDS encoding class I adenylate-forming enzyme family protein, producing the protein MPDFLQRISYFKENIAFICDDKSYTYAALLQSIESKRQSLQIPQGSIVAIVGDYSFAQITYFFALYRKKCIIVPILPRNMDFDVGEFGIEFILQVHNGAIKRVDSQKYELLQSLKDSKQSGLILFSSGSTGKPKAIVHSLDTFLAAYSAKKANPLRVLSVYLPDHIAGIDVVCNTLGGGGTLVIPKQRQPQFILSALKQYEIEILPASPTLLRLLLLSDITKYDLDSLKLVIYGSEPMSEALLASLHQALPHTNFKQGFGTSETNAMKTKNMQEFFKIVNASYKIVNNELFIKSPTQALGYLNADNSVFDEQGYFATGDLVEVREEEGQKYIKIIGRAKEVINVGGEKVLPQEIEGILLKMPYIQDCLVYGESNAITGQSVSAKVVLDAKVLFSNLELKKQIRIFCKDKLAAFKIPTKVEIVESLAMSERFKKLRNVRGGGALNISLFVIILESQVDSKNGTFTFICNTYSQNRKKSSYSPYLKICTNHLFVPSNNYYMQRAG; encoded by the coding sequence ATGCCTGATTTTTTGCAGCGAATATCCTATTTTAAAGAAAATATTGCTTTTATTTGCGATGATAAATCTTATACCTATGCAGCTTTACTTCAAAGTATAGAATCTAAAAGACAATCCTTGCAGATACCACAAGGTAGTATTGTGGCAATAGTGGGAGATTATAGCTTTGCGCAAATCACTTATTTTTTTGCTCTTTATCGCAAAAAATGTATTATTGTGCCCATTCTTCCTAGAAATATGGATTTTGATGTGGGTGAATTTGGTATTGAATTTATATTACAAGTCCATAATGGAGCAATTAAGCGCGTAGATTCTCAAAAATATGAATTACTCCAATCTTTGAAAGATTCTAAGCAAAGCGGGTTAATTCTCTTTTCAAGTGGCAGCACAGGCAAACCAAAGGCTATCGTGCATAGTTTAGATACTTTCCTTGCAGCATATAGTGCAAAAAAAGCAAACCCTCTAAGGGTGCTAAGCGTGTATTTACCTGACCATATTGCAGGTATTGACGTGGTGTGCAATACTCTAGGTGGAGGTGGGACTTTGGTAATCCCTAAGCAAAGGCAGCCACAATTTATTTTAAGTGCTCTAAAGCAATATGAGATTGAGATTTTACCCGCTTCACCGACATTGCTTAGGCTTTTGCTTTTATCAGATATAACCAAGTATGATTTAGATTCCTTAAAGTTAGTTATTTATGGTAGTGAGCCAATGAGTGAAGCACTCTTAGCATCTTTGCACCAAGCATTGCCCCATACGAACTTTAAACAAGGCTTTGGCACAAGCGAAACCAATGCAATGAAAACAAAAAATATGCAAGAGTTTTTTAAAATTGTCAATGCTTCTTATAAGATTGTCAATAATGAGCTTTTTATCAAATCCCCCACACAAGCACTTGGCTATCTTAACGCGGATAATAGTGTCTTTGATGAGCAAGGATATTTTGCTACGGGGGATTTAGTAGAAGTGAGAGAGGAAGAGGGGCAAAAGTATATAAAGATTATAGGACGAGCTAAAGAAGTCATAAATGTTGGGGGCGAAAAAGTGCTGCCTCAAGAAATAGAGGGAATATTGCTAAAAATGCCCTATATTCAAGATTGTCTTGTTTATGGAGAATCTAATGCGATTACAGGGCAAAGCGTGAGTGCGAAAGTCGTTTTAGATGCTAAAGTTTTATTTTCAAATTTAGAACTCAAAAAACAAATAAGAATCTTCTGTAAAGATAAACTTGCAGCTTTCAAAATCCCTACAAAAGTAGAAATTGTAGAATCTTTAGCAATGAGTGAGAGATTCAAAAAATTGAGAAATGTTCGTGGGGGGGGGGCGTTAAATATTTCCCTTTTTGTCATTATTTTGGAGTCTCAAGTGGATTCCAAAAATGGCACATTCACTTTTATTTGCAATACATATTCTCAAAATCGCAAAAAATCGTCTTATTCTCCATATCTAAAAATATGCACAAATCATCTCTTTGTGCCTTCTAATAATTATTATATGCAGAGGGCAGGGTAA
- a CDS encoding SDR family NAD(P)-dependent oxidoreductase, whose translation MNKVIVITGTRKGIGKDLSEYYLQQGHIVCGCSRGKGSIESHNYRHFELDVSDEKAVVAMIREVKKEFGKIDVLLNNAGIASMNHILTTPFSTMQNIFNTNVFGSFLFLREVAKVMVQDSKKHNADFKRTMPYRIVNFATIATPLRLEGEAIYAASKAALVNLTQVVAKELSEFGITLNAVGPTPVPTDLIKNVPKAKMDSLLNQQAIKRFGSFEDVLNVIEFFCDEKSHFITGQVIYLGGVNA comes from the coding sequence ATGAATAAAGTTATTGTTATAACAGGCACTAGAAAGGGCATCGGTAAGGATTTAAGTGAATATTATTTGCAACAAGGGCATATCGTGTGCGGTTGCTCTCGTGGAAAAGGAAGTATAGAATCTCACAATTATAGGCATTTTGAGCTTGATGTGAGTGATGAAAAGGCAGTAGTAGCAATGATTAGAGAAGTAAAAAAAGAATTTGGAAAAATTGATGTTTTGCTTAATAATGCTGGCATTGCCTCTATGAATCATATTCTTACTACACCTTTTAGCACAATGCAAAATATTTTTAATACCAATGTTTTTGGGAGTTTTTTGTTTTTACGCGAAGTGGCTAAGGTAATGGTGCAAGATTCTAAAAAACACAATGCAGATTTTAAGCGCACTATGCCTTATAGGATTGTCAATTTTGCTACCATAGCAACGCCCCTAAGATTAGAGGGAGAGGCGATTTATGCTGCCTCGAAGGCGGCTTTAGTCAATCTCACGCAAGTTGTGGCAAAAGAATTAAGCGAGTTTGGTATTACGCTTAATGCTGTGGGTCCTACGCCTGTGCCAACAGATTTAATCAAAAATGTGCCAAAGGCAAAAATGGATTCTCTTTTAAATCAACAGGCTATCAAGCGATTTGGAAGCTTTGAAGATGTTTTAAATGTGATTGAATTTTTTTGTGATGAAAAAAGTCATTTTATTACAGGGCAGGTAATCTATCTAGGAGGGGTAAATGCCTGA
- a CDS encoding GNAT family N-acetyltransferase — MNTYTFPLIGKHISLRLVCLSDAGFIYSLRSDKKAQFLTQTTGGISSQEQWIAEYKKREALGKEFYFIIQSLEEQSFGAIRIYDFKEDSFCWGSWIIKDDAPSYTAIESALCLYAFGFYTLGFANARFDVRKANTQVVAFHKRFGATIIAQDALNFYFSLSKEDFKAIPKAFVAFLPPHLSNLSKGE; from the coding sequence ATGAACACATATACCTTTCCGCTCATAGGCAAACATATTTCCCTGCGCTTAGTTTGTTTAAGTGATGCGGGTTTTATTTATTCTCTACGGAGTGATAAAAAGGCACAATTTTTAACGCAAACCACAGGTGGAATCTCATCACAAGAGCAATGGATAGCAGAGTATAAAAAACGTGAGGCTTTAGGCAAAGAGTTTTACTTTATTATCCAATCCTTAGAAGAGCAATCTTTTGGAGCGATACGAATCTATGACTTTAAAGAAGATAGTTTTTGTTGGGGAAGTTGGATTATCAAAGATGACGCACCAAGCTACACTGCCATAGAATCCGCACTTTGCTTATATGCTTTTGGGTTTTATACACTTGGATTTGCTAATGCGCGTTTTGATGTGAGAAAGGCAAATACGCAAGTCGTAGCATTTCATAAACGATTTGGAGCAACAATTATTGCCCAAGATGCACTCAATTTTTACTTTAGTCTCTCTAAAGAGGATTTTAAGGCTATACCTAAGGCATTTGTGGCATTTCTGCCCCCACATTTATCAAATTTATCAAAAGGAGAATAA
- a CDS encoding sugar 3,4-ketoisomerase, with protein MNYELIDFVDFSDEKGSLVACEYQKNCPFEIKRVFYIFDVNPSAVRGRHANRDSEFLFVALSGSCKVKIDDGKSQKVLTLDSPKQGLYVGKMLWKEMFDFSKGCVLLVMSNTPYNKGEYINDYMMYAHKVWGGGHKINLVIPLSFNVA; from the coding sequence ATGAATTATGAATTGATAGACTTTGTTGATTTTAGCGATGAAAAAGGCTCTTTAGTCGCGTGTGAATACCAAAAAAACTGCCCTTTTGAGATTAAAAGAGTGTTTTATATCTTTGATGTTAATCCAAGCGCGGTTAGAGGGAGACACGCTAATAGAGATTCTGAATTTTTATTTGTCGCTCTAAGTGGGAGTTGCAAGGTAAAAATTGATGATGGTAAAAGCCAAAAAGTCCTCACTCTTGATAGTCCAAAACAAGGCTTGTATGTAGGCAAAATGCTATGGAAAGAAATGTTTGATTTCTCCAAAGGTTGCGTGTTGCTTGTGATGAGCAATACACCTTATAACAAAGGCGAGTATATTAATGATTATATGATGTATGCTCATAAAGTATGGGGGGGGGGGCATAAGATAAACCTTGTTATTCCCTTAAGTTTCAATGTGGCTTAA